Proteins from one Elusimicrobiota bacterium genomic window:
- a CDS encoding IS630 family transposase — translation MNIIQFSKATVQKLIIELQKAYKRGNKQKIRRIYVLIDLSKNGKISEVAKENSISRQSVYDWLKEFIVKGLDSLVYKKPSGRKPKLRKKQKAQLIEILKESPLNAGYPVGCWSSLIVQQLIMEKFGVLYNRNYVCELLQNLGFSYQKARFVSDHLDSEKRRVWLEETWPKILSLALERNSMILFGDEVSFAQWGSLSYTWSLVGKQPLVKTAGKRKGYKLFGVIDFFSGNFFSKPLEEGKFNSEKYQTFLEEIIQKAYKHIILIQDGARYHTSSATMAFFEKYKNHLTVFQLPSYSPDYNPIEFLWKKMKKRATHNRYFPEFENLVTSVDTALQYFSTQKDEIKNLMGLYIQTFNDYMKYDTMLLAA, via the coding sequence ATGAATATTATACAATTTAGTAAAGCGACTGTCCAGAAGCTAATAATTGAATTACAAAAAGCATATAAAAGAGGGAATAAACAGAAAATACGTAGAATATATGTCCTTATAGATTTATCTAAAAATGGTAAAATATCTGAAGTTGCAAAGGAAAATTCAATATCAAGACAAAGCGTTTATGATTGGTTAAAAGAATTTATTGTAAAAGGTTTAGATAGTCTGGTCTATAAAAAGCCATCAGGTAGAAAACCAAAATTAAGAAAAAAACAAAAGGCTCAATTAATTGAAATACTAAAAGAAAGTCCTTTAAACGCAGGATATCCCGTAGGATGCTGGTCATCGTTAATAGTTCAGCAGCTTATCATGGAAAAGTTCGGAGTTTTATATAATAGAAATTACGTATGTGAACTTTTACAAAATTTAGGATTTTCATATCAGAAAGCCCGTTTTGTGTCAGACCATCTTGATAGTGAAAAACGTCGAGTCTGGTTAGAGGAAACCTGGCCAAAAATATTAAGTTTAGCATTGGAAAGAAATAGTATGATTTTATTTGGAGATGAAGTAAGTTTTGCTCAATGGGGGTCATTGAGTTATACCTGGTCTTTGGTAGGAAAACAGCCTTTGGTAAAAACCGCAGGAAAGAGAAAAGGTTATAAATTGTTTGGAGTTATTGATTTTTTTTCTGGAAATTTCTTTTCCAAACCTCTGGAAGAAGGTAAATTTAACTCTGAAAAATATCAGACTTTTTTGGAAGAAATAATACAAAAGGCTTACAAGCATATTATACTTATTCAAGATGGTGCAAGATATCATACCAGTAGTGCCACTATGGCTTTCTTTGAAAAATATAAAAATCACTTAACTGTTTTCCAGCTTCCTTCATATTCACCTGATTATAATCCTATTGAATTTTTATGGAAGAAAATGAAGAAAAGAGCTACACATAATCGATATTTCCCTGAATTTGAAAACCTTGTCACATCTGTTGATACAGCTTTACAGTATTTT